One window of the Populus trichocarpa isolate Nisqually-1 chromosome 9, P.trichocarpa_v4.1, whole genome shotgun sequence genome contains the following:
- the LOC7468598 gene encoding uncharacterized protein LOC7468598, whose amino-acid sequence MEDYSRLKKNFRSKQSLGTAEKTVTSQARKSVDVMENLKPWKPNLSYADLRHEITKKVDNLSSKPLTNHQKQCRTAIEEEELVKYMSKLPSYLERGQTHQEKVLNVGVLDWGRLEKWQCRQKQMPARSSRHSLSSSDSSSPLSTEGSSVYSSRGQSSSPGHQRTCRPSLQFHPMSSPTKGNSPVKESIGKFQDVKGSQTSRVSERAKFIRADQPFPKNHPEFNLDQCKRKHKGPKINPESGTLANGLNHEGLKCMKTKMKTKTKATAKPPEGDFLKRSGELQEQKTYVDQTNERLILLIPRDSPQGTHSGVPHNPTMMLGQKEEEANQRSFADMPTEIFCPAVHSDVPHSCPLPYENGRHLERKWCSIDAENISFLPDSSQSVPHQVKIRMRPSRDTISKLEKPTVMLTDSSSKESSVAEKKMSNLAAEKVRSTSPFRRLSSGMSKISKNFSSKEGSSKPQLSSTSNSAQSGSEIAMASTCQENQSSDTQNATSRARSSPLRRLLDPMLKPKAANFHPSVEQLQRGSISTDKICKSSNVHLDCMPGTAQIGKVKSDTTTPCRISVSDSSKDKKHISSAFQALLRVAVKNGQPTFTFAVDNERDILAATMKKLSTSREDDYSCIYNFYAIHEVKKKNARWINQGGKGKCHDYIPNVVAQLKVSGSQFSNLTRQNYMAQSFAREFVLFAMDLQQAEQQTLDFQPNDELAAIVVKIPEVISRSTVRDGNRTNNCNNFSEVRCNSTSGNVQNQPILSSQNLINTTVILPSGIHSLPNKGGPSSLLQRWRSGGSCDCGGWDLGCKLRILVNQNQINKKSSPSKACLAIDKFELVSQCEEENQPVFIMTPFKDGIYSVEFNTSLSTLQAFSLCIAVLDGKKLCEMSESSNLFEEKTSLETILSQNDGMRAPNGIVGEVPARYVSYPPVSPVGRV is encoded by the exons TAAGCAATCATTGGGAACTGCTGAGAAGACTGTAACATCCCAAGCAAGGAAAAGTGTGGACGTGATGGAGAACTTGAAACCATGGAAGCCTAATTTGTCATATGCCGATCTCCGtcatgaaattacaaaaaaagtaGATAATCTCTCTTCCAAGCCTTTGACAAATCATCAGAAGCAGTGTAGGACAGCAATTGAGGAAGAGGAGCTGGTGAAGTATATGTCCAAATTGCCAAGCTATCTGGAAAGAGGACAAACCCACCAAGAGAAGGTTTTAAATGTTGGGGTCCTTGACTGGGGCAGGCTAGAAAAGTGGCAGTGCAGGCAGAAACAGATGCCAGCTAGAAGTAGCAGGCATTCACTTTCAAGCAGTGACTCATCCTCACCTTTATCAACAGAAGGATCGTCTGTCTATTCTAGCAGAGGTCAGAGTTCCTCTCCGGGTCATCAAAGGACATGTCGCCCTTCACTACAATTTCATCCGATGTCATCACCCACCAAAGGCAATTCTCCAGTCAAAGAAAGCATTGGCAAGTTTCAAGATGTCAAAGGTTCCCAGACCAGCAGGGTGAGTGAGCGAGCAAAGTTTATCAGAGCAGATCAGCCTTTTCCCAAAAACCATCCAGAATTCAATCTTGACCAGTGTAAGAGAAAACATAAAGGCCCAAAGATCAATCCGGAAAGTGGAACTTTGGCTAATGGGTTAAATCATGAAGGGCTGAAGTGTATGAAGACGAAAATGAAGACAAAGACAAAGGCAACCGCAAAGCCTCCAGAGGGTGACTTTCTGAAGAGATCAGGGGAATTGCAAGAACAGAAGACATATGTTGACCAAACAAATGAAAGATTAATTCTTCTTATACCGAGAGATTCCCCACAAGGCACGCATTCTGGAGTGCCCCATAATCCAACTATGATGTTAGgccaaaaggaagaagaagcaaatcAAAGGAGCTTTGCAGATATGCCTACGGAAATTTTCTGTCCAGCAGTCCATTCTGATGTCCCACATTCATGCCCTCTGCCATATGAAAATGGCAGACACTTGGAGAGAAAATGGTGCTCAATAGATGCAGAAAATATCAGTTTTTTGCCTGATTCTTCTCAATCAGTACCACATCAAGTCAAAATAAGAATGCGTCCATCCCGTGATACAATttctaaattagaaaaaccaaCTGTAATGCTGACTGATTCAAGTTCAAAAGAGTCTTCTGTGGCAGAGAAAAAAATGAGCAATTTAGCCGCTGAAAAAGTTAGAAGCACATCACCATTTCGTCGACTTAGCAGTGGTATGAGCAAGATAAGCAAAAATTTCAGCTCCAAGGAGGGTTCATCTAAACCACAACTGAGCTCAACTAGTAATTCAGCACAATCTGGTTCAGAGATTGCTATGGCTTCCACATGCCAGGAAAATCAAAGTAGTGATACACAAAATGCTACAAGTAGAGCACGGTCAAGCCCTTTGAGAAGGTTACTGGATCCAATGCTGAAGCCTAAGGCAGCAAACTTCCATCCTTCAGTAGAGCAATTGCAGAGAGGTTCTATATCAACTGATAAAATCTGCAAGTCATCCAATGTTCATTTAGATTGTATGCCTGGAACTGCTCAGATTGGGAAAGTAAAATCAGATACGACCACTCCCTGTAGAATCAGTGTCAGTGATTCATCCAAGGACAAGAAGCACATATCTTCAGCATTTCAAGCCCTTCTCCGAGTTGCAGTTAAGAATGGCCAACCTACATTCACTTTCGCTGTTGACAATGAACGCGACATTCTTGCAGCCACAATGAAGAAATTGAGTACCTCAAGGGAGGATGACTACAGCTGCATTTACAACTTCTATGCCATTCATGAAGTCAAGAAAAAGAATGCGAGATGGATAAATCAAGGTGGCAAGGGCAAATGTCATGATTATATACCCAATGTTGTTGCCCAGTTGAAGGTTTCTGGTTCTCAGTTTTCCAATCTGACCAGACAAAATTATATGGCACAATCTTTTGCGAGggagtttgttttgtttgccaTGGATCTTCAACAGGCAGAGCAGCAAACATTAGATTTTCAGCCTAATGATGAGCTAGCTGCCATTGTTGTCAAGATCCCTGAAGTAATCAGTAGAAGTACCGTCAGAGATGGCAATCGGACTAACAATTGCAATAATTTCTCAGAGGTGAGGTGTAATTCTACCTCTGGTAATGTACAGAATCAGCCCATCCTTAGCAGTCAAAACCTTATCAATACTACAGTCATTCTTCCAAGTGGCATTCACAGTCTGCCAAATAAAGGAGGACCTTCATCATTGCTCCAACGTTGGAGATCGGGTGGATCATGTGATTGTGGAGGTTGGGATCTGGGTTGCAAACTTAGGATTCTTGTCAACCAGaatcaaattaataagaaatcaaGTCCAAGCAAAGCCTGTTTAGCAATTGATAAATTTGAGCTCGTCTCTCAG TGTGAAGAAGAGAACCAACCTGTCTTCATCATGACCCCTTTCAAGGACGGGATCTATTCAGTCGAGTTCAATACATCACTTTCAACATTACAAGCATTCTCTCTTTGTATAGCAGTTCTAGATGGTAAAAAACTATGTGAGATGTCAGAATCTAGCAACttgtttgaagaaaaaacttCTCTGGAAACAATACTGTCGCAAAATGATGGAATGAGGGCTCCAAACGGAATTGTAGGAGAGGTCCCTGCAAGATATGTCTCATATCCACCCGTGTCACCGGTAGGAAGGGTCTAG